The bacterium genome has a window encoding:
- a CDS encoding response regulator: MMNGAKKRTILIADDVELFIQLEISHLGRKRYDIHTAGSGNQGLQMARSIKPDIILLDLIMPDMNGDQVCRILKDDPDTSSIPIIMVSSGTREHSRSIIESSGCDGLIFKPVRRDLLLSVVESLLKTNTRQFERMDVIIPCTVKMDDNEFSGMIYSLSSTGVFVELERPVMRGDMMEMKFQLPSVEKGISVRAGAVIWCGSLKNDGPSGSGIQFLTISAEAQKHINDYVRTHLGTDALVGEGS; the protein is encoded by the coding sequence ATGATGAACGGTGCGAAAAAAAGGACCATACTCATAGCGGATGACGTGGAGCTTTTCATTCAGCTGGAGATCTCTCACCTCGGACGAAAGCGCTACGATATCCACACAGCCGGCAGCGGGAACCAGGGTCTCCAAATGGCCCGATCCATCAAACCGGATATTATTCTTCTTGATCTGATCATGCCGGACATGAACGGTGATCAGGTCTGCCGTATCTTAAAGGATGATCCTGACACATCTTCCATTCCCATCATCATGGTCAGTTCCGGAACCAGGGAACACTCAAGATCCATCATCGAATCATCTGGATGTGACGGCCTCATCTTTAAGCCTGTCAGGAGAGACCTCCTCCTGTCAGTGGTCGAAAGTCTTCTTAAAACAAACACCAGACAATTCGAGAGGATGGATGTAATTATTCCATGCACCGTGAAAATGGATGACAATGAATTTTCAGGTATGATCTATTCCCTGAGCAGCACGGGTGTCTTTGTTGAGCTTGAACGGCCCGTGATGCGCGGGGACATGATGGAGATGAAATTCCAGCTTCCTTCAGTGGAAAAGGGCATCAGTGTCAGAGCCGGGGCCGTGATCTGGTGCGGTTCTTTGAAGAACGATGGGCCATCTGGTTCAGGCATCCAGTTCCTCACTATTTCAGCTGAAGCACAGAAACATATCAACGACTATGTAAGAACCCACCTCGGTACGGACGCACTTGTTGGGGAAGGAAGTTAA